One genomic segment of Sminthopsis crassicaudata isolate SCR6 chromosome 2, ASM4859323v1, whole genome shotgun sequence includes these proteins:
- the LOC141553445 gene encoding olfactory receptor 4F3/4F16/4F29-like gives MERNNHTVVTEFVFLGLTNSWYMQLFIFLFSSVFYVASMMGNFLIILTVTSNPCLHSPMYFLLANLSFTDLGVSSVSSPKMIYDIFKKRKVISFSGCITQMFFIHLIGGVEMVLLIAMAFDRYVAICKPLHYLTIMSPRMCTVFLVAAWIIGFIHSVVQLAFVVNLPFCGPNELDSFYCDLPRFIRLACTHTDRLEFMVTANSGFISLGSFCILIISYIFILVTVQKNSSGSSSKALSTLSAHITVVILFFGPLIFFYIWPFPTSHLDKFLAIFDAVLTPFLNAVIYTLRNKEMKMAMKKVCNQLASFKKIS, from the coding sequence atggaaagaaataatcACACTGTGGTTACAGAATTTGTGTTCTTGGGACTCACCAATTCTTGGTATATGCAACTTTTCatctttctattctcttctgtATTTTATGTGGCAAGCATGATGGGAAACTTCCTGATTATTCTTACAGTGACTTCAAACCCTTGTTTACATTCACCCATGTACTTCTTGCTGGCCAATCTCTCCTTCACTGACCTAGgagtttcttctgtttcttccccCAAGATGATATATGACATTTTCAAAAAACGCAAGGTCATATCATTCTCTGGCTGCATCACTCAGATGTTCTTTATTCACTTGATTGGTGGTGTTGAGATGGTGCTGCTTATAGCCATGGCCTTTGACAGATATGTTGCCATATGTAAGCCTCTCCATTATCTGACTATTATGAGTCCAAGGATGTGTACTGTGTTCCTGGTGGCTGCTTGGATCATTGGCTTCATCCACTCAGTGGTCCAGCTGGCTTTTGTTGTTAATCTGCCATTTTGTGGCCCTAATGAATTGGACAGCTTTTATTGTGACCTCCCTCGGTTCATCAGACTTGCTTGCACACATACAGATAGACTAGAATTCATGGTCACTGCCAATAGTGGCTTCATTTCCTTGGGTTCTTTCTGTATCTTGATCATCTCCTACATTTTCATCCTAGTCACTGTTCAGAAGAATTCTTCAGGTAGTTCTTCCAAGGCTCTCTCTACTCTGTCAGCTCACATCACTgttgtgattttgttttttggtccCTTGATCTTTTTTTATATCTGGCCGTTCCCCACATCACACTTGGATAAGTTTCTTGCCATTTTTGATGCAGTTCTTACTCCTTTTCTCAATGCAGTCATTTATACACTGAGAAACAAAGAGATGAAGATGGCAATGAAAAAAGTGTGCAATCAGCTTGCAAGTTTCAAGAAAATTTCTTaa